A window of Candidatus Nanopelagicales bacterium contains these coding sequences:
- the trxA gene encoding thioredoxin → MATTTLTTENFDSTVLGSDIVFVDFWAEWCGPCKQFGPVFEAASEKYEDITFGKVDTEAQQALAAAAQITSIPTLMAFREGVLVFAQPGALPAAEFDKLVVAVKDIDMDDIRRQIAEQQAAEAAASPESPE, encoded by the coding sequence ATGGCTACCACGACGCTCACCACCGAAAACTTCGATTCCACGGTCCTCGGCAGTGACATCGTCTTTGTCGATTTCTGGGCCGAATGGTGTGGACCATGCAAGCAATTCGGGCCGGTCTTCGAAGCTGCGTCGGAGAAGTACGAGGACATAACCTTCGGCAAGGTGGACACCGAGGCGCAGCAGGCCCTGGCCGCCGCCGCTCAGATCACGTCGATCCCAACTCTGATGGCCTTCCGTGAGGGAGTACTCGTCTTTGCCCAGCCAGGTGCCCTGCCCGCAGCGGAGTTCGACAAGCTCGTCGTCGCGGTCAAGGACATCGACATGGACGACATTCGCCGCCAGATCGCTGAGCAGCAGGCCGCCGAGGCAGCTGCCTCCCCCGAATCGCCTGAGTGA